One region of Salvelinus namaycush isolate Seneca chromosome 3, SaNama_1.0, whole genome shotgun sequence genomic DNA includes:
- the LOC120044402 gene encoding POU domain, class 4, transcription factor 3 — MMTMNSKQHFSMHPVLQEPKYSGLHASSEGMRRVCLPAPQLQGNIFGCFDESPLARAEALAAADIVSHGKSHPFKPDVTYHTMSSVPCTSNSSTVPITHSSTLTPHHHHHHHHLNQSLEGDLLDHISSSLSVSGMGAPDSSMMATQAHQHHLQTMGHLHQAMAMGHPHSLSVHNGMSCVNDVESDPRELEAFAERFKQRRIKLGVTQADVGSALANLKIPGVGSLSQSTICRFESLTLSHNNMIALKPVLQAWLEEAEAAYREKNSKPDLFNGNERKRKRTSIAAPEKRSLEAYFAIQPRPSSEKIAAIAEKLDLKKNVVRVWFCNQRQKQKRMKYSAVH; from the exons ATGATGACCATGAACAGCAAGCAGCATTTCTCTATGCACCCGGTGCTGCAGGAGCCCAAATACTCTGGCCTGCACGCGAGTTCGGAAGGCATGCGCAGGGTGTGTCTGCCTGCCCCGCAG CTTCAGGGCAATATATTCGGTTGCTTTGATGAGAGTCCACTGGCACGCGCGGAAGCTCTGGCGGCTGCTGACATTGTCTCTCACGGCAAGAGTCACCCTTTCAAGCCTGACGTGACTTACCATACCATGAGTAGTGTCCCCTGCACCTCCAACTCCTCTACGGTGCCcatcacccactcctccaccctgacccctcaccaccaccaccaccaccaccacctcaaccAGAGCTTGGAGGGGGATCTCCTGGATCACATCTCGTCCAGTCTCTCTGTGAGCGGGATGGGGGCTCCGGATTCCTCTATGATGGCCACTCAAGCCCACCAGCACCACCTCCAGACCATGGGTCACCTTCACCAAGCTATGGCCATGGGTCATCCGCACTCCTTGTCTGTGCACAACGGAATGTCGTGTGTCAACGACGTGGAGTCGGATCCTAGGGAGCTGGAAGCCTTCGCTGAGCGGTTCAAACAAAGGAGGATAAAGCTCGGGGTGACCCAGGCGGACGTTGGCTCGGCTCTCGCCAACCTAAAGATACCTGGGGTGGGCTCTCTCAGCCAGAGTACTATCTGCAGGTTCGAgtccctcaccctctctcacaATAATATGATTGCGCTAAAACCTGTCCTCCAAGCCTGGCTCGAGGAGGCTGAGGCTGCTTACCGGGAGAAAAACAGCAAGCCAGACCTTTTCAATGGCAACGAACGCAAACGAAAACGCACGTCGATAGCCGCACCTGAGAAACGATCTTTGGAGGCATATTTTGCTATCCAGCCCCGTCCCTCTTCGGAAAAAATTGCTGCAATTGCTGAAAAACTGGACCTTAAAAAGAACGTGGTTCGTGTGTGGTTTTGCAACCAACGGCAAAAACAGAAAAGGATGAAATATTCTGCTGTGCATTAG
- the LOC120032313 gene encoding uncharacterized protein LOC120032313, producing the protein MKTAILLLSVAMVLFDSGTLPANAAAHRQHRSHDYNLETIISMAGQYTHTLSEELLGTLLLDVTHLTETTTKCKEFFCEAETILASVKNDTFGEEGKIVRRLRVYNKRQNCAVVKSQYNQAEGNQVELRRLLHDLKECGQKINSKP; encoded by the exons ATGAAGACGGCGATCCTTCTCCTCTCTGTTGCGATGGTGCTATTTGACTCTGGAACTCTGCCTGCCAACGCTGCAGCGCACCGGCAGCATAGAAGTCACGATTACAATTTAGAGACAATTATTAGCATGGCGggacaatacacacacactctgtcagaG GAACTTCTGGGAACATTACTCCTAGATGTTACACATTTGACTGAGACCACCACAAAATGCAAG GAGTTCTTCTGCGAAGCTGAGACAATCTTGGCCTCCGTGAAAAATGACACGTTTGGTGAGGAGGGAAAGATTGTCCGACGTCTGAGGGTTTACAATAAACGT CAAAACTGCGCCGTTGTGAAGAGCCAATACAACCAGGCGGAGGGCAACCAGGTGGAGCTGAGGAGACTTCTCCACGACCTAAAAGAATGTGGCCAAAAAATCAACTCCAAACCATGA